In Bradyrhizobium guangxiense, the following are encoded in one genomic region:
- a CDS encoding substrate-binding domain-containing protein: MRATVNFPAHGGPALPPSLLFRNLSSPAADGALSPYDHALFKRRGTNKLRVGGFICCTGSPGVWGPCATNSARLAVAEINKRGGILGREIELSIYDAGGPLDEVLSRAQQAIAFDEVDLIVGLHTSAVRVALRDVTTRHRVPYIYTPVYEGGERTPGVMAIGETPRWQSRPSIHWLPDVKKATRWYLIGSDYVWPWQSHRAVKNYIRETGGHVVGEEFVPLGEDDHEPHLARIRAAKPDVVLISLIGTDSITFNRAFGECGLGATTLRLAGAMDETVLLGIGADNSENMFCASGYFTGTGARANDDFQSRYHAMFGPNAPPIGSVGQSSYEGLRFLEAVANKAGSLARVPMLAAGRNIVYSGARGPVAVRNGHARMPMHLAEADGLDFKLIKPI; this comes from the coding sequence GTGCGCGCGACGGTAAACTTCCCGGCTCACGGCGGTCCGGCGTTGCCGCCGTCCTTGCTGTTCAGGAATCTGTCGTCACCGGCAGCTGACGGCGCGTTGTCGCCGTACGATCATGCCTTGTTCAAGCGGCGCGGCACCAATAAGCTCCGCGTCGGCGGCTTCATCTGCTGCACCGGCTCGCCCGGCGTCTGGGGCCCCTGCGCCACCAACAGCGCAAGGCTCGCCGTCGCCGAGATCAACAAGCGCGGCGGCATCCTCGGCCGCGAGATCGAGCTTTCGATCTACGATGCCGGCGGGCCGCTCGATGAGGTCCTGAGCCGCGCCCAGCAGGCAATCGCGTTCGACGAGGTCGATCTGATCGTGGGCCTGCACACCAGCGCGGTCCGCGTGGCCTTGCGCGACGTCACCACGCGTCATCGAGTCCCCTATATTTACACGCCGGTCTACGAGGGCGGCGAGCGCACGCCCGGCGTGATGGCGATCGGCGAGACGCCGCGCTGGCAGAGCCGGCCCTCGATCCACTGGCTCCCCGACGTCAAGAAGGCGACGCGCTGGTACTTGATCGGCAGCGACTATGTCTGGCCCTGGCAATCGCACCGGGCGGTGAAGAATTACATCAGGGAAACCGGAGGCCACGTCGTCGGCGAAGAGTTCGTTCCGCTCGGCGAGGACGATCACGAGCCGCATCTGGCGCGCATCCGCGCCGCCAAGCCCGACGTCGTGCTGATCTCGCTGATCGGAACCGACAGCATTACCTTCAATCGTGCCTTCGGCGAATGCGGTCTCGGCGCCACGACGCTGCGCCTGGCGGGGGCGATGGACGAGACCGTGCTGCTCGGCATCGGCGCCGACAACAGCGAGAACATGTTCTGCGCCTCGGGCTATTTCACCGGCACCGGCGCGCGCGCCAATGACGACTTCCAGAGCCGCTATCACGCGATGTTCGGACCGAATGCACCGCCGATCGGCTCGGTCGGACAGTCCAGCTACGAAGGGCTGCGTTTTCTCGAAGCGGTCGCGAACAAGGCCGGCTCGTTGGCGAGGGTGCCGATGCTCGCGGCCGGCCGCAACATCGTCTACAGCGGCGCGCGCGGTCCGGTCGCCGTTCGCAACGGACACGCGCGAATGCCGATGCATCTTGCCGAGGCCGACGGTCTCGACTTCAAGCTGATCAAGCCGATCTGA
- a CDS encoding amidase, producing the protein MTVVLPTPAQLRSVAEQCGLSLTDEDVASFRGLMQGSIEAYNLVAAMPDELPEVKYPRTPGHRPSAEENPRNAWYRKSTVKGAASGKLKGKTVALKDNIMLAGVPMTNGSSTLEGYVPDFDATIVTRMLDAGAEIAGKTHCEHFCLSGGSHTGSYGPVHNPHKMGYSAGGSSSGSGVVVALGEVDMAIGGDQGGSIRMPSSFCGIYGMKPTWGLVPYTGIMPIEIYVDHTGPMTATVADNALLLEVLAGDDGYDSRIKAPKVEEYTKALGQGVKGMKIGILKEGFEQPVAEAAVNESVREAAKRFKDLGATVETVSIPMHLLGGAIWTPIGTEGLTQTMMFGDGYGLSRGDLYSTSLMDFHRGWRRQADSLSETTKLFMMLGTYINNNFGPRFYGKALNISRRLTAAYDKAFADYDLLLMPTTPMKATKLPEPNASREDYVARALEMISNTAPFDITHHPAMSLPCGMVDGLPVGLMLVGRMFEESTIYRAAHAFEQIGDWKKM; encoded by the coding sequence GTGACAGTTGTCCTTCCCACGCCAGCCCAGCTTCGCAGTGTTGCCGAGCAATGCGGCCTTTCGCTCACCGACGAGGACGTCGCCTCGTTCCGCGGCCTGATGCAGGGCTCGATCGAGGCCTACAATCTCGTCGCCGCGATGCCGGACGAGCTGCCCGAGGTGAAATACCCGCGCACGCCTGGCCACCGGCCCTCGGCCGAAGAGAACCCGCGCAATGCCTGGTATCGCAAATCGACCGTGAAAGGCGCTGCCAGCGGCAAGCTCAAGGGCAAGACCGTCGCGCTGAAGGACAACATCATGCTGGCCGGCGTGCCCATGACCAACGGCTCGTCGACGCTGGAAGGCTATGTGCCCGATTTCGATGCCACCATCGTCACGCGCATGCTGGATGCCGGCGCCGAGATCGCCGGCAAGACCCATTGCGAGCACTTCTGCCTGTCCGGCGGCAGCCACACCGGCTCCTACGGGCCGGTGCACAATCCGCACAAGATGGGTTACTCGGCCGGCGGGTCGTCGTCGGGCTCGGGCGTGGTGGTTGCGCTCGGTGAGGTCGACATGGCGATCGGCGGCGACCAGGGCGGCTCGATCCGCATGCCGTCCTCGTTCTGCGGCATCTACGGCATGAAACCGACCTGGGGCCTCGTGCCCTACACCGGAATCATGCCGATCGAGATCTATGTCGACCATACCGGTCCGATGACGGCGACGGTCGCCGACAACGCGCTGCTGCTCGAAGTGCTCGCCGGCGACGACGGCTACGATTCGCGCATCAAGGCGCCGAAGGTCGAGGAATACACCAAGGCCCTCGGCCAGGGCGTCAAGGGCATGAAGATCGGCATCCTCAAGGAAGGCTTCGAGCAGCCGGTCGCCGAGGCCGCGGTGAATGAAAGCGTGCGCGAGGCCGCAAAGCGCTTCAAAGATCTCGGCGCTACTGTGGAGACCGTCTCGATCCCGATGCATCTGCTCGGCGGCGCGATCTGGACCCCGATCGGCACTGAAGGCCTGACCCAGACCATGATGTTCGGCGACGGCTACGGCCTCAGCCGCGGCGATCTTTATTCGACCTCGCTGATGGATTTCCATCGCGGCTGGCGCCGGCAGGCGGACTCGCTGTCCGAGACGACGAAGCTGTTCATGATGCTCGGCACCTACATCAACAACAATTTCGGCCCACGCTTCTACGGCAAGGCGCTCAACATCTCCCGCCGGCTGACCGCGGCCTACGACAAGGCGTTCGCCGACTATGATCTGCTGCTGATGCCGACCACGCCGATGAAGGCGACCAAGCTGCCGGAGCCCAACGCCAGCCGCGAGGACTATGTCGCCCGCGCGCTCGAGATGATCTCCAACACCGCGCCGTTCGACATCACCCATCATCCCGCGATGTCGTTGCCTTGTGGCATGGTCGACGGCTTGCCGGTCGGCCTGATGCTGGTCGGTCGCATGTTCGAGGAATCCACCATCTACCGTGCCGCCCATGCCTTCGAGCAGATCGGCGACTGGAAGAAGATGTGA
- a CDS encoding branched-chain amino acid ABC transporter permease, translating to MANAFVAAFEILSFGAIIVLIVLGLGIIASMMGIFNFAQGEFVLLGAYITYLAYAKGLPIWAGMVAAPFVVGGLGFVLEALIIRRFYAAPIVAMLGTYALGLIIRESVRGLIGGFYLPVPEPIGGSIDIGAMHISAWRFTIIVITLLVMGLCYLLLSRTSFGLRVRATLENPSLARASGISTPLIYGATFAFGAALAGLAGALIVPVFSLFADLGLRFLIQGFVAVMVGGVGSFIGPVAGAGVIGTLSAALPWVMAPVVADVLVFVLAIVFIKFRPQGLIAGKGV from the coding sequence ATGGCTAACGCGTTCGTCGCGGCGTTCGAGATCCTGAGCTTTGGCGCGATCATCGTCCTGATCGTGCTGGGACTCGGGATCATCGCCAGCATGATGGGCATCTTCAACTTCGCGCAGGGCGAGTTCGTCCTGCTCGGGGCCTACATCACCTATCTCGCTTACGCCAAGGGCCTGCCGATCTGGGCCGGCATGGTCGCGGCGCCCTTCGTGGTCGGCGGGCTCGGCTTCGTGCTGGAGGCGCTGATCATCCGCCGCTTCTACGCGGCGCCGATCGTGGCGATGCTCGGCACCTATGCGCTCGGTCTGATCATCCGCGAATCCGTGCGCGGCCTGATCGGCGGCTTCTACCTCCCCGTGCCCGAGCCGATCGGCGGCTCGATCGACATCGGCGCCATGCACATCTCGGCCTGGCGCTTCACCATCATCGTGATCACGCTGCTGGTGATGGGCCTCTGCTATCTGCTGCTGTCGCGCACCAGCTTCGGGCTGCGCGTGCGCGCCACGCTGGAGAACCCGTCGCTGGCACGTGCCTCCGGCATTTCGACGCCGCTGATCTACGGCGCGACCTTCGCCTTCGGTGCGGCGCTGGCCGGCCTTGCCGGCGCGCTGATCGTGCCGGTGTTCAGCCTGTTCGCCGATCTCGGCCTGCGTTTCCTGATCCAAGGCTTCGTCGCGGTGATGGTCGGCGGTGTCGGCTCCTTCATCGGGCCGGTCGCGGGCGCCGGGGTCATCGGCACGCTCAGCGCGGCGCTGCCCTGGGTGATGGCGCCCGTCGTCGCCGACGTGCTCGTCTTCGTGCTCGCCATTGTCTTCATCAAATTCCGCCCGCAGGGCCTCATCGCTGGAAAAGGGGTTTAG
- a CDS encoding substrate-binding protein, with protein sequence MFDRTQLSRRRFLSNFAFASGAVATGVGSWVIPAPWANAAEAPIKVGIATDLTGPIAYAGNADANVAKMVIKEINAAGGLLGRPLELYIEDTASNESVAVGNVRKLIQRDKVDMVLGGITSSMRNAIKDPIVARGKTLYIYPQLYEGKECTPYLFCTGPTPAQQCDEFIPWLIKNGGKKFALPSANYVWPHTLNVYARKVIESNGGEVVFEEYYPLDQVDFSATVNRIISNKVDVVFNTVIPPGVGPFFKQLYEAGFLKNGGRLACVYYDENTLNINQAAEIEGLASCLDYFKVLTKENPFDAKIQAAYEKDFPGNFLFAAGSAATGTYRGLKLWEAAVKQAGKIDRDSVAAALDHAKIAEGPGGPAEMVPGKRHCKMKMYTAVAKGGNYEIVARSNGLVDPKEC encoded by the coding sequence ATGTTCGATCGCACGCAGCTTTCACGCCGCCGCTTTCTCTCCAATTTCGCCTTTGCCTCCGGCGCGGTCGCGACCGGGGTCGGCAGCTGGGTGATCCCGGCACCCTGGGCCAATGCGGCCGAAGCCCCGATCAAGGTCGGCATCGCCACCGACCTCACCGGCCCGATCGCCTATGCCGGCAATGCCGACGCCAATGTCGCGAAGATGGTGATCAAGGAGATCAACGCGGCCGGCGGCCTGCTCGGCCGTCCGCTCGAGCTCTACATCGAGGATACCGCCTCCAACGAATCCGTCGCCGTCGGCAACGTCCGCAAGCTGATCCAGCGCGACAAGGTCGATATGGTGCTCGGCGGCATCACCTCGTCGATGCGCAACGCGATCAAGGATCCGATCGTGGCGCGCGGCAAGACGCTCTACATCTATCCGCAGCTCTACGAGGGCAAGGAGTGCACGCCCTATCTGTTCTGCACCGGCCCGACGCCGGCGCAGCAATGCGACGAATTCATCCCCTGGCTGATCAAGAACGGCGGCAAGAAGTTCGCGCTGCCGAGCGCCAACTATGTCTGGCCGCACACGCTCAATGTCTATGCCCGCAAGGTGATCGAATCCAACGGCGGCGAGGTGGTGTTCGAGGAATATTATCCGCTCGACCAGGTCGACTTCTCCGCAACCGTCAACCGCATCATCTCCAACAAGGTCGACGTCGTCTTCAACACCGTCATCCCGCCGGGCGTCGGGCCGTTCTTCAAGCAGCTCTATGAAGCTGGTTTCCTCAAGAACGGCGGGCGGCTCGCCTGCGTCTACTATGACGAGAACACGCTCAACATCAATCAGGCCGCCGAGATCGAGGGCCTCGCCAGCTGCCTGGATTATTTCAAGGTGCTGACCAAGGAGAACCCGTTCGACGCAAAGATCCAGGCAGCCTATGAGAAGGATTTCCCCGGCAACTTCCTGTTCGCCGCCGGCAGTGCTGCCACCGGCACCTATCGCGGCCTCAAGCTGTGGGAAGCCGCCGTGAAGCAAGCCGGCAAGATCGACCGCGACTCGGTTGCCGCCGCGCTCGACCACGCCAAGATCGCCGAAGGTCCGGGCGGACCTGCGGAGATGGTCCCCGGCAAGCGGCATTGCAAGATGAAGATGTACACCGCGGTCGCCAAGGGTGGAAACTACGAGATCGTCGCGCGCAGCAACGGCCTCGTCGATCCCAAGGAATGCTGA
- a CDS encoding branched-chain amino acid ABC transporter permease codes for MLKPMSVVRQAIVADADDEAGGAMADGAVAEQANDRVKAGRNILPIVEGAVLLAALLAPLVLQDYLTVFATRVIILALFALSFDLVWGYAGIMSFGQALFFGSAGYGVALLARDLDITNIFLVLPAGTLIGLTFALLLGGFLLLGRHPSSVIFVSLGTLTGSYAADRLARGWYYLGGQNGIPSIAPMSLGTYEFTEGPAFYYLVLGILVAVYLLCRFLVRSQFGLALAGLRENEQRIAFFGYKAQHLKAIIFTIGGAIAGLAGSLYAFHEGFVWPNMVGVVVSTQVVLYVLFGGSGTLIGAVIGAVIVEGVSFWLSDNYRDIWPIILGLLLLLVILFRPLGLISFVLGERERVGSFGAKVKENFKEKRNAP; via the coding sequence ATGCTGAAGCCGATGAGTGTGGTAAGACAGGCCATCGTCGCCGACGCGGACGATGAAGCGGGCGGTGCGATGGCTGATGGCGCAGTGGCGGAACAGGCCAATGACCGCGTCAAGGCAGGACGAAACATCCTGCCCATCGTCGAGGGGGCCGTGCTCCTCGCGGCGCTGCTCGCGCCGCTGGTGCTGCAGGACTATCTCACGGTGTTCGCGACGCGCGTGATCATCCTGGCGCTGTTCGCGCTGTCGTTCGACCTGGTCTGGGGTTATGCCGGCATCATGAGCTTCGGCCAGGCCCTGTTCTTCGGCTCGGCCGGCTATGGCGTGGCGCTGCTCGCGCGCGACCTCGACATCACCAATATCTTCCTGGTGCTGCCGGCCGGCACGTTGATCGGCCTCACCTTCGCGCTGCTGCTCGGCGGCTTCCTGCTGCTGGGGCGGCATCCCTCCAGCGTGATCTTCGTCTCGCTGGGCACGCTGACCGGCTCCTACGCCGCCGATCGCCTGGCGCGCGGCTGGTATTATCTCGGCGGCCAGAACGGCATCCCATCGATCGCGCCGATGTCGCTCGGTACTTACGAATTCACGGAAGGTCCCGCGTTCTATTATCTCGTGCTCGGCATCCTCGTCGCGGTCTACCTGCTCTGCCGCTTCCTGGTGCGCTCGCAGTTCGGCCTCGCGCTCGCGGGGCTCCGCGAGAACGAGCAGCGCATCGCCTTCTTCGGCTACAAGGCGCAGCACCTGAAAGCGATCATCTTCACCATCGGCGGCGCCATCGCAGGCCTCGCCGGCAGCCTCTATGCCTTCCACGAAGGTTTCGTCTGGCCCAACATGGTCGGCGTCGTGGTCTCGACGCAGGTGGTGCTCTACGTGCTGTTCGGCGGCTCGGGCACGCTGATCGGCGCCGTCATCGGCGCGGTGATCGTCGAGGGCGTCAGCTTCTGGCTGTCGGACAACTACCGCGACATCTGGCCGATCATCCTGGGCCTATTGCTGCTGCTGGTGATCCTGTTCCGGCCGCTCGGCCTGATCAGCTTTGTCCTCGGCGAGCGCGAGCGGGTCGGCAGCTTCGGCGCCAAGGTCAAGGAAAACTTCAAGGAGAAGCGCAATGCTCCTTGA
- a CDS encoding ABC transporter ATP-binding protein produces MLLEAAGIKKVFGKLTALDGAALTVGENEFHGLIGPNGSGKSTLMKCIAGAEVPTQGKVSFVNTDITAFTPTERARAGMSLKFQITSVLPSLTLYDNILLALQAHCSLVDLVFSRTRGALHDQVMTMLRQFRLADRAFDAAAALSHGQQQWLEIAMALAGKPKLLLLDEPTGGMSLEERRVPGELLQPIKQHCSLVIVEHDLDFIRDICDRLTVLDQGRVLASGTVSEIQANTSVQEIYLRRA; encoded by the coding sequence ATGCTCCTTGAAGCCGCGGGCATCAAGAAAGTCTTCGGCAAGCTCACCGCGCTCGACGGCGCGGCGCTCACCGTCGGCGAGAACGAGTTCCACGGCCTGATCGGTCCGAACGGCTCGGGCAAGAGCACGCTGATGAAGTGCATCGCCGGCGCCGAGGTGCCGACGCAGGGCAAGGTGTCGTTCGTCAACACCGACATCACCGCGTTCACGCCGACCGAACGCGCGCGGGCCGGCATGAGCCTGAAATTCCAGATCACATCCGTGCTGCCCTCGCTGACGCTCTACGACAACATCCTGCTCGCGCTACAGGCCCATTGCTCGCTGGTCGACCTCGTGTTCTCGCGCACCAGAGGCGCGCTGCACGATCAGGTCATGACCATGCTGAGGCAGTTCCGCCTCGCTGATCGTGCTTTCGATGCCGCCGCGGCCCTGTCGCACGGCCAGCAGCAATGGCTGGAGATCGCGATGGCGCTCGCGGGCAAGCCGAAATTGCTGCTGCTCGACGAGCCGACCGGCGGCATGAGCCTGGAGGAGCGCCGCGTCCCCGGCGAGCTGCTCCAGCCGATCAAGCAGCATTGCTCGCTGGTCATCGTCGAGCACGACCTCGATTTCATTCGCGACATCTGCGATCGCCTTACCGTGCTCGACCAGGGCAGGGTGCTGGCGTCAGGCACGGTGTCGGAGATCCAGGCCAACACATCCGTCCAGGAGATCTATCTGCGCCGTGCCTGA
- a CDS encoding branched-chain amino acid ABC transporter ATP-binding protein, whose product MPEFLDIKHLDAGYGRSQVLFDVTLGIPWRGGVAVLGRNGAGKTTLMKTIVGELPAWKGELAFDGRDISRRATQERVRAGIGYVPQEHSVFARLSVRDNLAVGSLANKDSSAVDRVLAIFPKLGQRLDQPAGTLSGGERKMLAIGRAMLGDPKLLLLDEPTEGVWIGVIEEITERLIELAKTIAVIIVEQHLDLALRVADYAYVLDRGRVALQGEAGEGRGNPELMRYLAP is encoded by the coding sequence GTGCCTGAATTTTTGGACATCAAGCATCTCGACGCCGGCTATGGCCGCAGCCAGGTCCTGTTCGACGTCACGCTCGGCATTCCCTGGCGCGGCGGTGTCGCCGTGCTCGGCCGCAACGGCGCCGGCAAGACCACGCTGATGAAGACCATCGTCGGCGAGCTGCCGGCGTGGAAGGGCGAGCTCGCCTTCGACGGCCGCGACATCAGCCGCCGCGCCACCCAGGAGCGCGTCCGCGCCGGCATCGGCTATGTGCCGCAGGAGCATTCGGTGTTCGCACGCCTGTCGGTGCGCGACAATCTCGCGGTCGGCTCGCTGGCGAACAAGGATTCCTCGGCGGTCGACCGCGTGCTGGCCATCTTCCCGAAGCTCGGCCAGCGTCTCGACCAGCCCGCCGGCACGCTGTCCGGCGGCGAGCGCAAGATGCTCGCGATCGGCCGCGCCATGCTGGGCGATCCAAAGCTGCTGCTGCTGGACGAGCCCACCGAAGGGGTCTGGATCGGCGTCATCGAGGAGATCACCGAGCGCCTGATCGAGCTCGCCAAGACCATCGCCGTCATCATCGTCGAGCAGCACCTCGATCTGGCTTTGCGAGTCGCCGACTACGCCTACGTGCTCGACCGCGGCCGCGTCGCGCTGCAGGGCGAGGCGGGCGAGGGGAGGGGCAATCCGGAGTTGATGCGCTATCTGGCGCCGTAG